The following proteins are encoded in a genomic region of Pungitius pungitius chromosome 17, fPunPun2.1, whole genome shotgun sequence:
- the polr1h gene encoding DNA-directed RNA polymerase I subunit RPA12 → MAYFGGDPNFCSQCGNVLPLPGIQDVVRCPRCSFCIPGSEFSGREIRSTLVLNPEKQSSLALKDEEDAELKGPVIDRRCPRCNKEGMVYHTRQMRSADEGQTVFFTCTHCRFQEKEDS, encoded by the exons ATGGCGTATTTTGGTGGCGATCCCAATTTCTGCTCTCAGTGTGGGAACGTGCTGCCTCTTCCGGGGATACAAGACGTCGTGCGCTGCCCCCGCTGCTCCTTCTGCATCCCGGGATCAG AGTTCTCAGGCCGGGAGATCCGCTCTACTCTCGTGTTGAACCCAGAGAAGCAGTCGTCGTTGGCTctgaaggacgaggaggacgctgAACTGAAGGGACCAGTG ATTGACAGACGCTGCCCTCGTTGCAATAAAGAGGGAATGGTTTACCACACCAGGCAGATGAGATCTGCAGATGAAGGACAGACTGTCTTCTTCACCTGCACACACTGCAG GTTCCAAGAGAAGGAAGATTCCTGA